From one Eriocheir sinensis breed Jianghai 21 unplaced genomic scaffold, ASM2467909v1 Scaffold146, whole genome shotgun sequence genomic stretch:
- the LOC126990138 gene encoding uncharacterized protein LOC126990138, with protein MASWKPGTEKQYRPHIRRWAQFCHRRDIDPVNPTAPEIINFLTETFHRNVGYDSINTARGALSSLGIVVNGCRAGVHPLVIRFMRGVFNLRPTKPRYTETWDVKPVLQKLRTMYPLKNLSLKEVTLKLVMLMALTQAARVQTLHLLVLNGITIGDDFISVPLGGILKQGRPSYNIRRIKFQAYPQDASLCVCETLKCYIKATQEHRQITQLNDIKLFISFIKPHKAVSKDTIARWQNYA; from the coding sequence ATGGCATCCTGGAAACCTGGCACAGAGAAGCAGTACAGGCCACACATCAGAAGGTGGGCCCAGTTTTGTCATAGACGGGATATCGATCCCGTTAATCCCACTGCACCAGAAATAATAAACTTTTTAACGGAAACATTCCACCGGAACGTGGGCTATGACAGTATCAACACAGCAAGAGGTGCTCTATCTTCATTGGGCATTGTAGTCAATGGCTGTAGGGCAGGGGTCCACCCTCTGGTGATCCGCTTTATGAGAGGGGTGTTCAATTTGAGACCAACCAAACCCAGGTACACAGAAACTTGGGATGTTAAGCCCGTTTTGCAGAAACTGAGAACGATGTACCCACTGAAAAACCTGTCACTTAAAGAAGTCACATTAAAACTCGTGATGTTGATGGCACTGACACAAGCTGCCAGAGTACAGACGTTACACTTGCTGGTATTAAATGGCATTACTATAGGAGATGACTTCATTTCTGTGCCTTTGGGGGGAATTCTTAAGCAGGGTAGGCCTAGCTACAACATTCGTAGAATTAAGTTTCAGGCTTATCCACAGGACGCCAGTTTATGCGTGTGTGAAACTTTGAAATGCTACATTAAAGCCACACAAGAACACCGACAAATCACTCAACTCAATGACATTAAATTATTCATAAGTTTCATCAAACCACATAAAGCAGTGTCTAAAGACACTATTGCACGTTGGCAGAACTATGCTTAA